The Diaphorobacter ruginosibacter genome contains a region encoding:
- the pcnB gene encoding polynucleotide adenylyltransferase PcnB, whose amino-acid sequence MIKTFIDKLLGKSSGGGTRTKNRFGKRVDVPVSVHGIDPELVDKRASDVVHTLKQAGFEAYIVGGAVRDLLLGLRPKDFDVATNATPEQVKNLFRRAFIIGKRFRIVHVVYGRGREHEVIEVSTFRAYLDNSAAELVSGNEKTSKAQLASMQHAVDASGRVLRDNVWGPQDEDATRRDFTVNAMYYDPETQVVVDFHKGIEDAKKKVLRMIGDPATRYREDPVRIIRAVRFAAKLSQRGFKLDAKTAKPLVESEHLLNDVPQSRLFDEMLKLLQTGHAIASIEQLKALGLAKGIYPLLDVVVERADNPFVQAALADTDRRVGEGKTVAPSFLLACVLWQDVKTGWEQRMQRQHAFPALQDAIDDVFDKRIGDVSGRGKLAADMREIWVMQPRFEKRTGSTPHGMVAHLRFRAGFDFLRLRADVGEVEEQLADWWQKFQLADDARRDDMIEQAREEQRAKQRKAQPAAKRAPKSGPAQAHGQQADDAQQAAPKAKPKTPREPEGGFDHLEVGDPPAAAAKKRRRRRKPKAPGGEGSASGGAQD is encoded by the coding sequence ATGATCAAGACCTTCATCGACAAATTGCTGGGCAAATCGTCCGGCGGCGGCACCCGCACCAAGAACCGCTTCGGCAAGCGCGTGGATGTGCCCGTCTCGGTGCACGGCATCGACCCGGAACTGGTGGACAAGCGCGCGAGCGACGTCGTCCACACCCTGAAGCAGGCGGGTTTCGAGGCCTACATCGTCGGCGGCGCGGTGCGCGACCTGCTGCTGGGCCTGCGTCCCAAGGATTTCGACGTGGCCACCAACGCCACGCCGGAGCAGGTCAAGAACCTGTTCCGCCGCGCGTTCATCATCGGCAAGCGCTTTCGCATCGTGCACGTGGTGTACGGGCGAGGCCGCGAGCACGAGGTGATCGAGGTCTCCACCTTTCGCGCCTATCTCGACAATTCCGCTGCCGAACTGGTGTCGGGCAACGAGAAGACCAGCAAGGCGCAGCTCGCCAGCATGCAGCATGCGGTGGACGCGAGCGGCCGTGTGCTGCGTGACAACGTCTGGGGTCCGCAGGACGAGGACGCCACCCGCCGCGACTTCACCGTGAACGCGATGTACTACGACCCGGAGACCCAGGTCGTCGTGGACTTCCACAAGGGTATCGAGGACGCCAAGAAGAAGGTGCTGCGCATGATCGGCGACCCGGCCACGCGCTACCGCGAGGATCCCGTTCGCATCATCCGTGCCGTGCGCTTTGCGGCCAAGCTCTCGCAGCGCGGGTTCAAGCTCGACGCGAAGACCGCCAAGCCGTTGGTCGAGTCGGAGCACCTGCTGAACGACGTGCCGCAAAGCCGGCTGTTCGACGAAATGCTCAAGCTGCTGCAGACCGGTCATGCCATCGCGTCCATCGAGCAGTTGAAGGCGCTGGGCCTTGCCAAGGGCATCTACCCGCTGCTCGACGTGGTGGTGGAGCGCGCGGACAACCCCTTCGTGCAGGCCGCGCTCGCTGATACCGATCGCCGCGTGGGCGAGGGCAAGACGGTGGCGCCCAGCTTCCTGCTGGCCTGTGTGCTGTGGCAGGACGTGAAGACAGGCTGGGAGCAGCGCATGCAGCGACAGCACGCCTTCCCCGCCCTGCAGGATGCGATCGACGACGTGTTCGACAAGCGTATCGGCGACGTGTCGGGCCGCGGCAAGCTGGCGGCCGACATGCGCGAGATCTGGGTGATGCAGCCGCGCTTTGAAAAGCGCACGGGCTCGACACCGCATGGCATGGTCGCCCATCTGCGCTTCCGTGCCGGTTTCGATTTCCTGCGCCTGCGCGCCGATGTGGGCGAGGTCGAGGAGCAACTGGCCGATTGGTGGCAGAAGTTCCAGCTGGCCGATGATGCGCGCCGCGACGACATGATCGAGCAGGCGCGCGAGGAGCAGCGCGCAAAGCAGCGCAAGGCCCAGCCGGCAGCCAAGCGGGCCCCCAAATCCGGCCCTGCCCAGGCCCATGGACAGCAGGCCGACGACGCACAGCAGGCAGCGCCCAAGGCCAAGCCGAAGACGCCCCGGGAACCCGAAGGCGGCTTCGATCATCTCGAAGTCGGCGACCCTCCGGCCGCAGCGGCCAAGAAGCGTCGCCGTCGCCGCAAACCCAAGGCGCCGGGAGGCGAGGGTTCCGCGTCGGGCGGTGCCCAGGATTGA
- the folK gene encoding 2-amino-4-hydroxy-6-hydroxymethyldihydropteridine diphosphokinase, producing the protein MDSGHTPAGEHTAWIGLGANLGDARSALIGAVQRIAALSSTTVARVSSLYGSAPVDAGGPDYLNAVAEIRTALSPLELLAALQRIELDAGRERPYRNAPRTLDLDIVRYGDLSMNTDRLTLPHPRWSERAFVVLPMVELLGGDVLDRLSPEQKQAVTQQRIERLVDAADWMPAGG; encoded by the coding sequence ATGGACTCGGGTCACACGCCGGCGGGGGAGCACACGGCCTGGATCGGGCTGGGCGCCAACCTGGGCGATGCGCGTTCGGCATTGATCGGCGCCGTGCAGCGTATTGCGGCGCTCTCCTCGACCACCGTGGCGCGGGTGTCGTCGCTTTACGGCAGCGCTCCGGTCGATGCGGGCGGGCCGGACTATCTGAACGCGGTGGCCGAGATCCGTACGGCGCTCTCACCGCTCGAACTGCTTGCCGCGCTGCAGCGCATCGAGCTGGATGCGGGCCGCGAGCGCCCCTACCGCAACGCTCCCCGCACGCTCGACCTCGACATCGTGCGCTATGGGGACCTTTCCATGAACACCGATCGCCTGACGCTTCCCCATCCGCGATGGAGCGAGCGGGCATTCGTGGTGCTGCCGATGGTGGAACTGCTCGGAGGCGACGTCCTGGACCGGCTCTCGCCGGAGCAGAAGCAGGCGGTGACGCAGCAGCGCATCGAGCGCCTGGTTGATGCCGCGGATTGGATGCCAGCCGGCGGCTGA